A region of Moorena producens PAL-8-15-08-1 DNA encodes the following proteins:
- a CDS encoding protealysin inhibitor emfourin — protein MVQDLRSKDYGGVMKIYFERSGGFMGMNMATEVDTESLSPEEANQVEAMINTASFFELPAQLMSSIPGADQFSYKLTVEVAGRKKTVEIGDTAVPDILQPLLRRLTTIARSRSN, from the coding sequence ATGGTGCAAGATCTAAGAAGTAAAGACTATGGGGGTGTTATGAAAATATACTTTGAGCGTAGTGGCGGTTTTATGGGGATGAATATGGCAACTGAGGTTGATACTGAATCCCTATCGCCAGAAGAAGCTAATCAGGTGGAAGCTATGATTAATACTGCTAGTTTCTTTGAGCTACCAGCCCAGCTGATGTCATCAATACCGGGTGCCGATCAGTTTAGCTACAAACTGACAGTGGAAGTCGCTGGACGGAAAAAAACTGTGGAAATTGGTGATACAGCAGTTCCAGATATCCTGCAACCTTTGCTAAGACGCTTGACCACTATAGCAAGGTCAAGGTCGAATTAA
- a CDS encoding M4 family metallopeptidase: protein MLRELSEQGSPIQRERALSALVESGQFRGVRQELADFSTRPSAREPGAAKQRVICHADYQTRLPGREVRGEGDPATGDTAVDEAYDGSGATFDLYRDIYERNSIDDRGMVLTSTVHYGSGFDNAFWNGRQMTYGDGDEDLPEEERLFNRFTIAIDIIGHELTHGVVQYEAGLVYRDQPGALNEHFADVFGILVKQRTLNQTASESDWVIGAGLFSENVNAIGIRSMKEPGSAYNDPRLGKDPQPGHMRDIYTGSQDNGGVHINSGIPNRAFYIAALEIGGYAWDKAGWIWYLTLRDKLGTTSEFKDAARETYKVAGDRFGVGSLEQKAVRKGWEEIGVEIIEEAPKPQPPEPPGCSAGAPDFIRSFFTPSP, encoded by the coding sequence ATGCTGCGGGAACTTTCAGAACAGGGAAGCCCTATACAGCGAGAACGGGCATTGAGCGCCCTAGTGGAATCTGGTCAGTTCCGTGGGGTGCGCCAGGAATTAGCTGACTTCTCGACACGACCCAGTGCCCGAGAACCAGGAGCAGCCAAACAACGGGTGATCTGTCATGCAGACTACCAAACTCGTTTACCTGGCCGTGAAGTCCGGGGGGAAGGAGACCCTGCCACAGGTGACACAGCAGTGGATGAAGCCTACGATGGTTCTGGAGCCACCTTTGATTTGTATCGTGACATTTACGAGCGGAACTCGATTGATGATCGCGGGATGGTTTTGACCTCAACGGTTCATTATGGGAGCGGTTTTGACAACGCCTTCTGGAATGGCCGACAGATGACCTATGGGGATGGGGATGAAGATTTGCCAGAAGAGGAGAGACTCTTCAATCGCTTTACTATCGCCATCGATATTATTGGTCATGAGCTGACCCATGGGGTGGTCCAATATGAAGCGGGACTGGTCTATCGGGATCAACCAGGTGCTCTCAACGAACACTTCGCTGATGTGTTCGGGATCCTAGTTAAGCAACGGACACTGAACCAAACTGCTAGTGAATCGGATTGGGTGATTGGAGCTGGTCTGTTTAGTGAGAATGTCAATGCTATAGGCATTCGCTCCATGAAAGAACCAGGGAGTGCTTATAACGACCCCAGACTAGGTAAAGACCCTCAACCAGGTCATATGAGAGACATCTATACCGGGTCTCAAGATAATGGTGGGGTTCATATCAATTCTGGTATCCCGAACCGAGCCTTCTACATTGCTGCTCTGGAAATTGGTGGATACGCTTGGGATAAGGCCGGTTGGATCTGGTATCTTACCTTGAGGGATAAGCTGGGTACCACCTCAGAATTTAAGGATGCTGCCAGAGAGACATACAAGGTGGCAGGAGACCGATTTGGTGTTGGCAGCCTCGAACAAAAAGCTGTCCGTAAAGGTTGGGAAGAGATAGGTGTTGAGATTATTGAAGAGGCTCCGAAACCTCAACCCCCTGAACCCCCAGGATGCTCCGCAGGTGCGCCAGACTTTATCAGGTCTTTCTTCACCCCCTCTCCTTAA